Genomic segment of Diceros bicornis minor isolate mBicDic1 chromosome 29, mDicBic1.mat.cur, whole genome shotgun sequence:
aaacataaacaaccAAAAAACTACCATCACTTTATAAAAGAAAGGGCATTATTTTAAACCTCCTCACCAAAGTAAAAGGGTCAATTCTTCTCAATAAAGGGCAGCTTGTAACCTTACACCaataacacacacatacagacgcaagtatacatacacacacttgtgtatatgtatataaatgtacaTATGCACACATGGTAATGTCCTCATTTTCCTTAACTGAAAAAAAGGTTACAAGGTGATATAAATTTGCAAATATTCAGGTTAAATAAAGAAAAGGGATCAAATATTATAGGTGATATGAGCTGGAGTTTATGATGCTCTTCTAAAGGTCCAGACCAGACGATTCTGGTTTAGGACACACAGGAATTCTATTCTTAAATCTTATTGTTGTTGTATAAAGAAGTCAACTGCAAACAAAAACATTACATTATTTATTGTGCTAAGATCTAATGTATACCAGATTTCATTTCAAATAAAAGctacttttcaaaaaattttcaaTAACACACATATCTGCTATAGAGGTGAACAAATAGGAAAATCCCGAACACGTCAGAAAGGGTACAAGTAGGACACGCTTTTGTATACTAGTCTATGTTTCTCAATCTTAAGACTCATTTATAGTTACTTTGCCACTCAGTTACCTTCTTCTCAGATGGTTACCTCTGGTGGTGAGCagtaatatatattttcaatatatatctGTGACCTAAGACCGTCTCTGATCCAAGTGTTCCAAGAATAGAGAGCTAATCTTCTAAATCTACTTATTAAGTACCCATATCACACTAAAAAGCAACTCATTTATCTGcgttataaaagaaaaagaaaataacacaaaCCTGTTTTATCTGCCAGCTTACGTTTCTGGGCTTTTGAaagttgttcttttttgtcttttttcttacttGATGGGGCTGTATTAGAAGTTTCAACAGAGATGATATTGCTTATGGAtgtctagaaaaaaagaaataattcttaGACTCATGCTTTAAAACTTACTGAATTGCACTAAATATGGCTACCTCTAATTTTTAGATCTGTGAGGTAAAAGCATCGCATAttatcatattcatttattagatcAGGTGACCTTAGCACACTGGTTTCACTCTTCTAAAAGTTCACATCAAAGGACATATTAGTTCTATTATTATAACCAGgtccctgagaaagaagaaaggttatttctgaaaataattctagaaataaaatattatttttcttatttaataacGTTTCCTTAAGCAGCAACATCTTCAAATTGAACTGTGGCAAGAGTATTTACAATTAAATAAGCCTCACGGACAAAGTAATTTCACACGTATTTTAGCACTACATAAGAAATTCTCTAAGCTTTATGAAGACattaaacaaattttgaaaaatatttggttCTGCAATAGCTCAGTTTTGGCAGACCCATGAAGTATTCTAGTCTTATATGAAGGGTAAAATCTagagaataaaatttcttttttttgtgtgtgtgtgtgaggaagatcagccctgagctaacattcatgctaatcctcctctttttgctgaggaagaccggctctgagctaacatctactgccaatcctcctccttttttttccccaaagccccagtagatagtcgtatgtcatagttgcacatccttctagttgctgtatgtgggatgtggcctcagcatggccagacaagcggtgcgtcggtgcaggcctgggatctgaacccgggtcgcgagtagcggagtgtgcgtacttaactgctaagccacggggccggcccaaaaatttcatttttgaagtTACATAGATGGTAAGAaatctaaaattcatttttcttatttaactcAGATGTAACTCTCACTTTAAATCTAACACAAAGTCtcctacttttttttgttttgtgaggaagattagccctgagttaacatctgttgccaatcctcctcttttttgctgaggaagattggccctgggctaacatccatgcccatcttcctctactttatatgggacaccgccacagcatggcttgataagcggtgcgtaggtctgtgcctgagatctgaatctgtgaaccccgggccgccaaagaagagtgtgcgaacttaacagctacaccgctgggccagcccctccttccaGTTTTTAAAAGATAGTAACTAGTAACAGTTAATTACTAGCACagtaaaatcaaaacaacaaaaaaatctggCAGAAACCAATCAAATGCTCACCGTAGAATTAACAGGGTTGTGATTCTCCATGAACTGCTCTTTATTGTCCTTGGCATATTCAAACAACGTATAGGTCATTGCGGTCCCGAGGTTAACTTCCACTGCCTCCTGTAACTTGGCTAATATACTCTGCTTTACAGCTGACGATCTATAAAGCACAAGAAATATATTGCTAAGAGAAAAGTGAAAGAGAGtgttaaagaaaaaccaaacagtgaAAATGAAACGCTACTCACATCGTGTTGTTAAAAAAAGCGTTCATAGATATAATTGGAGGCGTTTGGGGATATGTTTCTGTCCAGGAAATCTCTATTAAGAAGGCTTTGGGATCACCATTTTCACCTATCTGAAGAAAAGGGAAATCTTAGACTTGTAAAAACTGATACAAAGAAcattaaattatctttaaaatgatgaattcTTTCCAACACTCATGATCAGATTAGAAACGTAATATTTTGAAAACTTCAGGGGCATGGGCTAAGACCCAGCAGGGGGTGAGGGCAGTATAAACAGCCTGACTTTTAACTcattcctagtctgtcttaacaGCTTTTCTTGATGTACACGGCCTGTCTCTCCGACCAGCCCTCCAGCTTTTTTCAGTACCAAGGCTatgtcttatatatttttttgttttatgaaaagTTTCTGAGAACAAAGATAAGACATCAAGTGGGGAACAGAAAGAGAATGGACAAAAATAATAATCTACAAACTTGAAATTCCTCATCTTTATCCTAAGTTTTTCAATTGCTAAATGATGAggcattaaaaataagtaaatcaatATGCATTAGCACAATCTCAAGAgactagaaaataaaatgtaaaatttagagaaaaaaggaaaaggcaaaaagATAA
This window contains:
- the RWDD4 gene encoding RWD domain-containing protein 4 isoform X1 encodes the protein MSANEDQEMELEALRSIYEGDESFRELSPVSFQYRIGENGDPKAFLIEISWTETYPQTPPIISMNAFFNNTISSAVKQSILAKLQEAVEVNLGTAMTYTLFEYAKDNKEQFMENHNPVNSTTSISNIISVETSNTAPSSKKKDKKEQLSKAQKRKLADKTDHKGELPRGWNWVDVVKLSKTGSKDDE
- the RWDD4 gene encoding RWD domain-containing protein 4 isoform X2; this encodes MSANEDQEIGENGDPKAFLIEISWTETYPQTPPIISMNAFFNNTISSAVKQSILAKLQEAVEVNLGTAMTYTLFEYAKDNKEQFMENHNPVNSTTSISNIISVETSNTAPSSKKKDKKEQLSKAQKRKLADKTDHKGELPRGWNWVDVVKLSKTGSKDDE